The following coding sequences lie in one uncultured Fibrobacter sp. genomic window:
- the cysS gene encoding cysteine--tRNA ligase, translated as MALQFYNTASRKKEIFTLPEGVPAVRMYCCGPTVYHFAHIGNLRTYIFEDFLVRTLNYYGYKVNHIVNITDVGHLTSDADSGDDKMEKGAAREGKSVWDIAKFYTDAFMADWHRLNIQEPTRWTPATQHIQEQIDLVKTLEEKGYTYRTSDGIYFDSLKFPRYADFARLDVENLRKGSRIDMGEKKNATDFALWKFSPKDKKRAMEWDSPWGVGFPGWHIECSAMAMKYNGPTLDIHCGGTDHIRVHHTNEIAQSECANGVQFARFWMHGEFLRTASEEKLEDGTTEQKFGKMSKSSGEFLTVSLLMDRGFNPLDYRFFAIGSHYRNYLNFTWEALEGAKEGLKSLHKKTDPLIGKATAITSEAAKAFQNEFKDAIGDDLNMPRALGIMNTMLKSDIDDGEKAALVADFDKIFGLKLDQPREEYAKKGANDGVDVAKIEALIAARKEARANKNWAESDRIRDELAAMNVVIKDSKEGTTWEIKG; from the coding sequence ATGGCACTTCAATTCTACAACACTGCATCGCGTAAGAAAGAGATTTTCACACTTCCTGAAGGCGTTCCCGCCGTGCGCATGTACTGTTGCGGCCCGACGGTGTACCATTTCGCCCACATTGGCAACCTCCGCACCTACATTTTCGAAGACTTTCTGGTGCGTACGCTGAACTACTACGGCTACAAGGTGAACCACATCGTGAACATCACCGACGTGGGCCACTTGACCAGCGACGCCGACTCCGGCGACGACAAAATGGAAAAGGGCGCCGCCCGCGAAGGCAAGTCCGTGTGGGATATCGCTAAGTTCTATACCGACGCTTTCATGGCCGACTGGCACCGCCTCAACATCCAGGAACCGACCCGCTGGACTCCCGCCACGCAGCACATCCAGGAACAGATTGACCTGGTGAAGACCCTCGAAGAAAAGGGTTACACCTACCGCACATCCGACGGCATCTACTTCGATAGCCTCAAGTTTCCGCGCTACGCCGACTTTGCCCGCCTCGACGTGGAAAACCTGCGCAAAGGTAGCCGCATCGACATGGGCGAAAAGAAGAACGCCACCGACTTTGCCCTGTGGAAGTTCAGCCCGAAGGACAAGAAGCGCGCCATGGAATGGGACAGCCCGTGGGGCGTTGGTTTCCCTGGCTGGCACATTGAATGCTCCGCTATGGCCATGAAGTACAACGGCCCGACGCTCGACATTCACTGCGGTGGCACCGACCACATCCGCGTGCACCACACGAACGAAATTGCCCAGAGCGAATGCGCCAACGGCGTACAGTTCGCCCGTTTCTGGATGCACGGCGAATTCCTGCGCACCGCTAGCGAAGAAAAGCTGGAAGACGGCACCACCGAACAGAAATTCGGCAAGATGAGCAAGTCCAGCGGCGAATTCCTGACAGTTTCCCTGTTGATGGACCGCGGCTTCAACCCGCTCGACTACCGTTTCTTCGCCATCGGCAGCCACTACCGCAACTACCTGAACTTCACGTGGGAAGCTTTGGAAGGCGCCAAGGAAGGCCTGAAGAGCTTGCACAAGAAGACGGACCCGCTGATCGGTAAGGCAACCGCAATCACTAGCGAAGCTGCCAAGGCATTCCAGAATGAATTCAAGGACGCCATCGGCGATGACCTGAACATGCCCCGCGCCCTCGGTATCATGAACACGATGCTCAAGAGCGATATCGATGACGGCGAAAAGGCTGCCCTCGTGGCCGACTTCGACAAGATTTTTGGTTTGAAGCTCGACCAGCCTCGTGAAGAATATGCCAAGAAGGGTGCCAACGACGGCGTGGATGTCGCCAAGATCGAAGCGCTGATTGCCGCCCGTAAGGAAGCCCGCGCCAACAAGAACTGGGCCGAAAGTGACCGCATCCGCGACGAACTCGCCGCCATGAACGTGGTCATCAAGGACTCCAAGGAAGGCACGACTTGGGAAATCAAGGGTTAA
- a CDS encoding NAD(P)-dependent oxidoreductase, which produces MHFNSFIIFGGCGFIGTHTAHLLREKYPDAKIYIADLLADGSEYSQRIDVRNPIDMQGEFDKETLIFNFAAIHRTPGHPDYAYFETNIRGAENVCNFARKHGIENIVFTSSIAPYGAAEDLKTEETLPTPNTPYGISKLVAEKIHREWAAEDASRKLSIVRPGIVFGTGENGNMTRLYKGLKSRKFAYAGRKDTIKACIYVKDLVRVMLAMAENENADRIQLHNCCYYPSFTIEQIANTMLKATGMKRWIPFIPHKPMMAAATVCGVLGGLGLGICPARVKKLMISTNIDGQKLAKNYPLTYTLEEAFKDWYKDCDGKELV; this is translated from the coding sequence ATGCATTTTAACTCGTTCATTATCTTTGGCGGTTGCGGTTTTATCGGAACTCACACGGCGCATTTGCTCCGCGAAAAATATCCTGATGCAAAGATTTATATTGCAGACCTTCTTGCAGATGGGTCTGAATATTCTCAAAGGATCGATGTTCGTAACCCTATCGATATGCAGGGCGAGTTTGACAAGGAAACCCTCATTTTTAATTTTGCGGCGATACATCGCACTCCTGGGCATCCGGATTATGCCTATTTTGAAACTAATATTCGTGGGGCTGAGAATGTCTGCAATTTTGCTCGTAAGCATGGCATAGAAAATATTGTGTTTACCAGTAGTATTGCCCCTTATGGCGCTGCAGAAGATCTGAAAACGGAAGAAACTTTGCCGACTCCGAATACACCGTATGGCATTAGTAAACTTGTGGCGGAAAAAATCCATCGTGAGTGGGCTGCCGAAGATGCTAGTCGTAAATTGTCTATAGTGCGTCCGGGAATTGTATTCGGCACTGGTGAGAACGGCAATATGACTCGCCTCTATAAAGGACTGAAGAGCCGTAAGTTTGCTTATGCTGGCCGCAAAGATACAATCAAGGCTTGCATCTATGTGAAAGACCTGGTTCGTGTAATGCTTGCTATGGCCGAAAACGAAAATGCGGATCGTATTCAGTTGCATAATTGTTGTTATTATCCTTCGTTTACCATTGAACAAATTGCCAACACCATGCTTAAAGCAACAGGCATGAAACGTTGGATTCCCTTTATTCCACATAAACCGATGATGGCGGCTGCTACCGTTTGTGGTGTACTTGGCGGACTTGGCCTTGGTATTTGCCCTGCCCGTGTGAAGAAACTGATGATTAGCACGAATATTGACGGGCAGAAACTTGCGAAAAATTATCCATTGACCTATACTCTTGAAGAAGCTTTCAAAGACTGGTATAAGGACTGCGATGGAAAGGAGCTGGTGTAA
- a CDS encoding sulfide/dihydroorotate dehydrogenase-like FAD/NAD-binding protein, with protein sequence MAKILFKKQMSSAVYMFRVEAPLIAQERKAGQFIILQTNKDNGERVPLTIADADTTEGSITLIFQTVGKTTTELSKFEVGDDIPVLVGPLGSPTHIENFGHVVCVCGGVGIAPMHPIVQALKAAGNKVTIIMGARNESLFLMKDEMTALADNIIFMTDDGSYGRKGLVTEPLKELCEDTKGKPDMVIAIGPPIMMKFCALTTKPYGVKTVVSLNSIMVDGTGMCGGCRVTIGGKTKFVCVDGPEFDGHEVDWNNMLQRMGAFKPQEQESLHRFGANDGHKCNIDKMADAKAKESK encoded by the coding sequence ATGGCAAAAATTCTCTTTAAAAAACAAATGTCTTCCGCGGTCTACATGTTCCGCGTCGAGGCCCCGCTGATCGCTCAAGAGCGTAAGGCCGGCCAGTTTATCATCCTCCAGACGAATAAGGACAACGGCGAACGCGTGCCTCTCACCATCGCCGATGCCGACACGACTGAAGGCTCTATCACCCTGATTTTCCAGACGGTTGGCAAGACCACCACCGAACTTTCCAAGTTCGAAGTCGGTGACGATATTCCCGTGCTCGTGGGCCCGCTCGGCTCTCCGACCCACATCGAGAATTTTGGCCACGTGGTTTGCGTGTGCGGTGGCGTGGGTATCGCCCCGATGCACCCGATCGTTCAGGCCCTCAAGGCTGCAGGCAACAAGGTCACCATCATCATGGGTGCCCGTAACGAAAGCCTGTTCCTCATGAAGGACGAAATGACCGCTCTCGCCGACAACATCATCTTCATGACCGACGACGGTTCTTATGGCCGCAAGGGTCTCGTGACCGAACCGCTGAAGGAACTCTGCGAAGACACCAAGGGCAAGCCCGACATGGTGATCGCTATCGGTCCTCCGATCATGATGAAGTTCTGCGCCCTCACCACCAAGCCCTACGGCGTGAAGACCGTGGTGAGCCTCAACAGCATCATGGTGGACGGAACCGGCATGTGCGGTGGCTGCCGCGTGACTATCGGTGGCAAGACCAAGTTCGTCTGCGTCGACGGTCCGGAATTCGACGGTCACGAAGTCGACTGGAACAACATGCTCCAGCGTATGGGCGCCTTCAAGCCCCAGGAACAGGAATCTCTGCACCGCTTCGGTGCAAACGATGGCCACAAGTGCAACATTGACAAGATGGCTGACGCAAAGGCCAAGGAGAGCAAGTAA
- a CDS encoding glycosyltransferase family 1 protein: MARICINGTFLSEKRTGIYRFAEEIIKALDLQENKDEFVLVVPPKTEIPFKLKYIKVAEFGVKKGIIWEQIFFALYLWIHQAIALNLCNVTPVLAPTGFSVIHDISYKVNPKYFNHFYGKLSRTWHCFQYWVISHFSRRIFTVSEFSKSEIMRVYHVSPEKITVTPNGWQHMLSIKPSPHEILNRFNLQSKRYFMSLSTIAPNKNLKWVLNAARNTPDTIFAIAGSLNPARFGEDLNVEGLDNVKFLGYVSDGDFVTLAKNCKAFIFPSFYEGFGIPPLEAMSVGASVVISNIPVLKEIFNNSAYYIDPYEKTGNLESLLTGDVSDSEDVLNRFSWDKSAGVMKKCFRI; encoded by the coding sequence ATGGCTAGAATTTGCATAAATGGTACTTTTTTAAGCGAAAAGCGAACGGGCATATATCGCTTTGCTGAAGAAATTATAAAGGCCTTGGATTTGCAGGAAAACAAAGATGAGTTTGTTTTGGTTGTTCCTCCAAAGACTGAAATTCCGTTTAAACTGAAATACATAAAAGTTGCTGAATTTGGGGTGAAAAAAGGTATTATATGGGAGCAGATTTTTTTTGCCTTATATCTATGGATTCATCAAGCGATAGCGCTGAATTTATGTAATGTAACGCCGGTACTTGCTCCAACGGGCTTTTCTGTAATACATGATATAAGTTACAAGGTGAATCCTAAGTATTTTAATCATTTCTACGGAAAACTTTCTAGAACGTGGCATTGCTTTCAATATTGGGTAATATCACATTTTTCTCGACGTATTTTTACGGTATCGGAATTCTCAAAATCGGAAATAATGAGGGTGTACCATGTTTCGCCCGAAAAGATTACTGTGACTCCAAATGGTTGGCAGCATATGCTTTCAATAAAGCCTTCGCCGCATGAAATCCTGAATCGATTCAACTTGCAATCAAAGCGTTATTTTATGAGTTTGTCAACCATTGCTCCTAATAAGAATTTGAAATGGGTTTTAAATGCTGCGCGAAATACCCCTGATACTATATTTGCGATTGCGGGTTCTTTAAATCCTGCGAGATTTGGGGAGGATTTAAATGTAGAAGGTCTTGACAATGTAAAGTTTCTTGGTTATGTAAGCGATGGGGATTTCGTGACCCTAGCGAAAAATTGTAAAGCTTTTATTTTCCCGTCGTTTTATGAAGGTTTTGGAATCCCTCCATTGGAAGCTATGAGTGTTGGAGCTTCGGTTGTAATATCAAACATTCCTGTTTTGAAGGAAATTTTCAATAATTCGGCGTACTATATAGATCCTTATGAAAAAACAGGAAACTTAGAATCTTTGCTGACAGGTGATGTTTCTGATTCAGAGGATGTTTTGAATCGTTTTAGTTGGGACAAAAGTGCTGGAGTGATGAAGAAATGCTTCCGTATTTAA
- a CDS encoding adenosylhomocysteinase — MIFSEIIKESYEPREYPALAQLSDEWLQTRPFWGCKVLVATPIFRNTLVEYRALMAGGADLYVGYSVGSSGAAMPCDKKIVELIKEKEIPVVTDEDIKSGKVADDFDLVLDCAGQFAFCHPKKGFVELTRSGVQFYTNSEHPVYVADSGIVKRIETVLGTGDGYFRALESLGHTDLEQKSLVVFGSGKVGCGIALHGVRRGMNVCTITNTRNEDSNSNFSRVLLNNEVQIEDYLDDDRVADVIAHADFVVTATGRKNALTLSAVSAIISNVKAVVANMGVEDEFGELVPDTRVLNRKSPLNFVLDEPTHLKYIDTSLALHAALGERLLQECAEEVCPFKGVQDPPSEIEQRLLVTTIQNGAIGPEICDMMR, encoded by the coding sequence ATGATTTTTTCCGAGATCATTAAGGAATCTTACGAACCGAGGGAATATCCGGCGCTGGCCCAGCTTTCGGATGAATGGCTGCAGACGCGCCCGTTTTGGGGATGTAAGGTCTTGGTGGCGACACCGATTTTCAGGAATACGCTGGTAGAATACCGCGCGCTGATGGCTGGCGGGGCAGACCTGTATGTGGGTTATTCCGTTGGATCGTCGGGGGCGGCCATGCCTTGCGACAAGAAAATCGTCGAATTGATCAAGGAAAAAGAAATCCCCGTGGTGACTGACGAAGACATCAAGAGCGGTAAAGTCGCCGATGACTTTGACCTGGTTCTAGATTGTGCCGGTCAGTTTGCTTTTTGCCACCCGAAAAAGGGCTTTGTGGAACTCACCCGCAGTGGAGTACAGTTCTATACGAATTCGGAACACCCGGTGTATGTCGCCGATAGCGGAATCGTCAAACGCATCGAAACCGTGCTCGGTACAGGCGATGGCTATTTCCGCGCGCTGGAATCGCTTGGCCATACCGATTTGGAACAAAAGTCCCTGGTCGTTTTTGGTAGCGGCAAGGTTGGTTGCGGTATTGCTTTGCACGGTGTGCGCCGCGGCATGAATGTCTGCACCATCACCAACACCCGTAACGAAGATTCCAACTCGAATTTCAGCAGAGTCCTGTTGAACAACGAAGTGCAAATCGAGGATTACCTGGACGACGATAGGGTGGCTGACGTGATCGCCCACGCTGATTTTGTGGTGACTGCGACGGGACGCAAGAATGCGTTGACCTTATCTGCCGTGTCGGCGATAATTTCAAACGTCAAGGCGGTGGTCGCGAATATGGGTGTCGAAGACGAATTCGGTGAACTTGTTCCCGATACAAGAGTTCTGAACAGAAAGTCTCCCCTGAATTTTGTGCTGGATGAACCTACGCACCTCAAGTATATCGATACAAGTCTCGCGCTGCATGCGGCCTTGGGTGAACGCCTGCTGCAAGAATGCGCCGAAGAGGTTTGCCCCTTCAAGGGCGTGCAGGACCCGCCCAGCGAAATCGAACAACGTTTGTTGGTAACGACTATCCAGAACGGGGCGATTGGCCCTGAAATCTGCGACATGATGCGCTAA
- the trxA gene encoding thioredoxin yields the protein MTEMNITKSNFEAEVMNSDKPVLIDFWAPWCGPCRMLSPTISEIAEEHGDKVKVCKVNVDEQGELASFFGVMSIPTLVVIKEGKIVNSVVGVRPKDQIVNMFN from the coding sequence ATGACCGAAATGAACATCACCAAGAGCAACTTTGAAGCAGAAGTCATGAACTCCGACAAGCCTGTTCTGATTGACTTTTGGGCACCCTGGTGCGGGCCCTGCCGCATGCTTTCGCCCACCATCTCCGAAATCGCCGAAGAACATGGCGACAAGGTGAAGGTTTGCAAGGTAAACGTGGACGAACAGGGTGAACTGGCGTCTTTCTTTGGCGTCATGAGCATCCCTACGCTCGTGGTCATCAAGGAAGGTAAAATCGTCAACTCCGTAGTCGGGGTTCGCCCGAAAGACCAGATTGTAAACATGTTCAACTAA
- a CDS encoding glycosyltransferase produces the protein MKIAIAHEWLTNMAGSEACVLNFCRVFKDAPIFTTVFAPEFIDSEIKSHKIITSFLQFGRKSVTGHQKYFPLMPLACNLLDAKKYDVILSSSHCCIKGIRKGRNTVHISYCHTPMRYAWVYEEEYCKNMKPLKRFLVKMLLTYMRWWDFRQVKNVDYFIANSNLVKDRIKKYYKRDAVVIPPPVRCSRFSVSERIGDYYLAFSRLVPYKRFDLAVEACSKIGKKLIVIGDGPEKERLERMAAPCVTFLGYQDDETVNKYVAECKALLFPGEEDFGIVPVEVMAAGRPVIAYGKGGVLDSVVDGKTGVFFKEQTAESMIEAIERFESMQFDSKEIRKHALTFDESVFCERIKAFVCNAVKKNG, from the coding sequence GTGAAGATTGCGATTGCTCATGAATGGCTGACTAATATGGCTGGTTCGGAAGCCTGTGTTTTGAATTTCTGTCGTGTTTTTAAAGACGCTCCTATTTTCACGACTGTTTTTGCTCCTGAATTCATTGATTCTGAAATTAAGTCGCATAAAATAATTACGAGTTTTTTGCAATTTGGAAGAAAAAGTGTAACGGGACACCAGAAATATTTTCCCTTAATGCCTCTAGCTTGTAATTTGTTGGACGCAAAAAAATATGATGTTATTCTTTCTAGTAGTCACTGCTGCATTAAGGGGATAAGAAAGGGAAGAAATACAGTTCATATTTCGTATTGCCATACGCCAATGCGTTATGCATGGGTTTATGAAGAAGAATATTGTAAAAATATGAAGCCGCTAAAGCGTTTTCTCGTTAAAATGCTTTTGACGTATATGCGCTGGTGGGACTTTAGACAAGTGAAGAATGTGGATTATTTTATAGCCAATTCTAATCTTGTGAAAGATCGCATCAAAAAATATTATAAACGTGATGCTGTTGTGATTCCTCCCCCTGTTCGCTGTTCTCGTTTTTCTGTATCGGAAAGAATCGGCGATTATTATTTGGCGTTTTCTAGGCTTGTTCCTTATAAACGATTTGATTTGGCTGTTGAAGCGTGTTCAAAAATCGGGAAAAAGTTGATTGTTATCGGAGATGGTCCGGAGAAAGAGCGTCTTGAAAGAATGGCTGCACCTTGTGTGACGTTCTTAGGGTATCAAGACGATGAAACTGTGAATAAGTATGTTGCTGAATGCAAGGCACTTTTGTTCCCTGGCGAAGAAGATTTTGGAATTGTACCTGTAGAGGTGATGGCTGCTGGCCGACCGGTAATTGCTTATGGGAAGGGCGGTGTACTCGATTCTGTCGTGGACGGAAAAACTGGCGTGTTCTTTAAGGAACAGACTGCTGAGTCTATGATAGAGGCGATTGAACGCTTTGAATCAATGCAATTTGATTCAAAAGAAATTCGAAAACATGCTTTGACATTTGATGAAAGTGTTTTTTGTGAACGAATAAAGGCTTTTGTTTGTAACGCTGTAAAAAAGAATGGATGA
- the gltA gene encoding NADPH-dependent glutamate synthase, producing the protein MSEHLTREQLDAAAKVELEKINALPKPLKPKDKTAIPAQPMPQLEPSYRARVMEEVAQGYTEAQAIVEANRCLACKNQPCVESCPVHIDIPAFIAKIAEGDFKAAIAKIKETSLLPAICGRVCPQERQCQMNCTMGKMHKDVNQAVAIGRLERFAADYERNNGGASVPAVKPATGKKVAVIGSGPAGLVVAADVRREGHDVTIFEAFHKLGGVVRYGIPEFRLPKKIVDNEIESLAAMGVKFETNFVIGRTRKLKDLIEKDGFDAVFVGTGAGLPLFMNIEGENLVGVFAANEYLTRANLMRAYDKEHADTPMWPGKNVVVLGGGNVAMDAARMALRLGAEKVRIIYRRSMNELPARKEEVLHAQEEGVEFCVLQNPAKILGDEAGHVRGMLVDKYELGEPDEKGRPRPVKVEGASFEIECDTVLVAIGNGSNPLISNTTPELSVDKKGHILLEDATANKTFMEKVYAGGDIVLGAATVILAMGEGRRAAAGINEFLKK; encoded by the coding sequence ATGTCTGAACATTTGACTCGTGAACAGTTGGACGCCGCCGCCAAGGTGGAACTTGAAAAGATTAACGCCCTCCCGAAGCCGCTCAAGCCCAAGGACAAGACTGCCATTCCGGCTCAGCCGATGCCGCAGCTTGAACCCAGCTACCGCGCACGCGTGATGGAAGAAGTGGCTCAGGGTTACACCGAAGCCCAGGCTATCGTGGAAGCTAACCGCTGCCTCGCTTGTAAGAACCAGCCTTGCGTCGAAAGCTGCCCGGTGCACATCGACATTCCGGCCTTCATCGCGAAGATCGCCGAAGGTGACTTCAAGGCCGCTATCGCCAAGATTAAGGAAACCAGCTTGCTCCCGGCAATCTGCGGCCGTGTTTGCCCGCAGGAACGCCAGTGCCAGATGAACTGCACCATGGGCAAGATGCACAAGGACGTGAACCAGGCTGTGGCAATCGGCCGCCTGGAACGCTTTGCTGCTGACTACGAACGCAACAACGGTGGTGCCTCTGTGCCGGCCGTGAAGCCCGCTACCGGCAAGAAGGTGGCCGTGATCGGTTCCGGTCCTGCCGGCCTGGTTGTCGCTGCTGACGTTCGCCGCGAAGGCCACGATGTGACCATCTTCGAAGCTTTCCACAAGCTCGGTGGTGTGGTCCGCTACGGTATTCCTGAATTCCGTCTTCCGAAGAAGATCGTGGACAACGAAATTGAATCCCTTGCTGCCATGGGCGTGAAGTTCGAGACAAATTTTGTCATCGGCCGTACCCGTAAGCTCAAGGACTTGATTGAAAAGGATGGCTTCGATGCCGTGTTCGTCGGTACCGGTGCTGGCCTCCCGCTCTTCATGAACATCGAAGGTGAAAACCTGGTCGGTGTGTTCGCCGCTAACGAATACCTGACCCGCGCAAACCTCATGCGCGCCTATGACAAGGAACATGCCGATACTCCGATGTGGCCCGGTAAGAACGTGGTCGTTCTCGGTGGTGGTAACGTCGCTATGGACGCTGCCCGTATGGCTCTCCGTCTCGGTGCCGAAAAGGTCCGCATCATTTACCGCCGCAGCATGAACGAACTCCCGGCCCGTAAGGAAGAAGTTCTCCATGCCCAGGAAGAGGGTGTCGAATTCTGCGTTCTGCAGAACCCGGCCAAGATCCTTGGCGACGAAGCCGGCCACGTGCGCGGCATGCTCGTCGACAAGTACGAACTCGGCGAACCCGACGAAAAGGGCCGTCCGCGTCCGGTCAAGGTCGAAGGTGCAAGCTTCGAAATCGAATGCGACACCGTGCTCGTTGCTATCGGTAACGGTTCCAACCCGCTTATCAGCAACACCACTCCGGAACTCTCCGTCGACAAGAAGGGTCACATCCTTCTCGAAGATGCAACCGCCAACAAGACCTTTATGGAAAAGGTCTACGCCGGTGGCGACATCGTGCTCGGCGCTGCAACCGTGATCCTCGCTATGGGCGAAGGTCGTCGTGCTGCTGCGGGCATCAACGAGTTCTTGAAAAAGTAA
- a CDS encoding EpsG family protein, translated as MLPYLITFSASFFLYKCALKPVSKKLRFACLLLCALIPSFFAGLRDETLGWDWAGYGVTIWNLATHTDSFSRLLSFFPAIESGYKLINYVVAAISHDCHVFFFFHQLILISIAIAIAYMNREYRNSEIILLFYFFYLYNPSFTMLRQAVAMMISFLAFAVWVRQYNKCSYVLSAVAGLFHFSAIFAFFAYILLKFKHFLTKYMVFVLLISVAVFVAYHTILTGQVYSQLMTKLIASNIISGHYGGYIDQSGTVSIHKTDVLFQIGIILVTFSFPKKNRNKEVCALIVYLALTAIVLNMFGNVTDVAFRIAYYFIPPIAILIPRVSIKNRDNQKVCIMFFCLLAIRLFYFAATNGAENTVPYRSSILGM; from the coding sequence ATGCTTCCGTATTTAATCACATTTTCGGCGTCATTTTTTTTGTATAAATGCGCGCTTAAACCTGTTTCAAAAAAATTACGGTTTGCTTGTTTATTGCTTTGTGCTTTAATTCCATCTTTTTTTGCAGGACTTCGCGATGAAACTTTGGGTTGGGATTGGGCTGGATATGGCGTAACAATATGGAATTTAGCTACACATACAGATAGTTTTAGCCGTCTTTTGTCTTTTTTTCCTGCGATTGAATCAGGATATAAACTGATTAATTATGTTGTGGCGGCAATTTCTCATGATTGTCATGTGTTTTTCTTTTTCCATCAATTAATTCTAATTTCGATAGCCATTGCTATTGCTTATATGAATCGGGAATATCGAAATTCTGAAATTATTCTACTTTTTTATTTTTTCTACCTATATAATCCGTCGTTTACAATGCTGAGACAGGCTGTGGCTATGATGATAAGCTTTTTAGCTTTTGCTGTTTGGGTTCGGCAATACAATAAATGTTCATACGTATTATCTGCGGTGGCGGGGTTGTTCCATTTTTCTGCGATATTTGCTTTTTTTGCATATATCCTTTTGAAATTCAAGCATTTTTTAACAAAGTACATGGTCTTTGTTTTGTTAATTTCGGTTGCTGTATTTGTTGCGTATCATACTATTCTAACTGGACAAGTGTATTCGCAACTAATGACGAAACTGATTGCGTCAAATATTATTTCTGGACATTATGGGGGGTATATTGACCAGTCGGGAACCGTATCTATTCATAAAACAGATGTCCTTTTCCAAATAGGGATTATTTTAGTTACGTTTTCGTTCCCTAAGAAAAATCGTAATAAAGAAGTTTGTGCTCTGATTGTTTATTTGGCATTGACAGCAATAGTCTTAAACATGTTTGGTAATGTTACTGATGTTGCTTTTAGAATAGCTTATTACTTTATACCCCCAATAGCAATTCTTATTCCACGAGTTTCAATAAAGAATAGGGATAATCAAAAAGTTTGCATTATGTTTTTCTGTTTGCTGGCAATAAGATTATTTTATTTTGCTGCTACTAATGGTGCGGAAAATACGGTTCCGTATAGATCGTCTATTTTAGGAATGTAA
- a CDS encoding Crp/Fnr family transcriptional regulator — translation MSLGPFSHFLPNLPFWQNLSPEEKAMVSDRCVTKRFGKNQMIHNSKTSCLGIIFILSGGIRVGLISDEGREITLYRAHANEFCVSTASCVIHQLTFETLVTAEEDTTVLVIPASLCAKLMDSNVHVKAFVFEKETERYSQTIWAIQLMLFKRFDQRLASYLISAYETGGKDEIKKTQEEIARDVNSAREVVARMLQEFAAKGLVEIKRGRILLRDIDGLKKIL, via the coding sequence ATGAGCTTAGGTCCATTCAGTCACTTCCTTCCGAATCTGCCCTTTTGGCAGAATCTTTCGCCCGAAGAAAAGGCGATGGTTTCGGACCGTTGCGTTACAAAGCGCTTCGGCAAGAACCAGATGATTCACAACAGCAAGACCTCTTGCCTCGGGATCATCTTTATTCTGAGCGGAGGAATTCGCGTAGGGCTCATTTCTGACGAAGGTCGTGAAATCACCCTGTACCGCGCCCACGCCAACGAGTTTTGTGTGTCGACGGCATCCTGCGTGATCCACCAGCTGACCTTTGAGACCTTGGTCACCGCCGAAGAAGACACGACCGTATTGGTGATTCCGGCATCGCTGTGCGCCAAGTTGATGGATTCGAACGTCCACGTGAAAGCTTTTGTCTTCGAAAAAGAGACCGAGCGTTATTCGCAGACCATTTGGGCCATTCAACTCATGCTTTTCAAAAGGTTCGACCAGCGTCTGGCCTCTTACCTGATTTCGGCTTACGAAACCGGCGGCAAGGACGAAATCAAGAAAACGCAGGAAGAAATCGCCCGCGACGTGAATTCTGCCCGCGAAGTGGTAGCCCGCATGCTCCAGGAATTCGCCGCCAAGGGCCTCGTCGAAATCAAGAGGGGCAGAATCCTGCTCCGCGACATCGACGGACTAAAGAAAATCCTGTAA